Genomic window (Terriglobus sp. TAA 43):
GCAGCGAAAATGTGCAAGGCGAAGCGCAGCAGAAGCTGGACGTTCTGGCTGACAATACGCTCATCGAAGTGATGAAGGCTCTCCCTTCGGTGGCCGCTGTGGTTAGCGAAGAAGATGATGAACCCCTGATCTTTGAGGGTCGGCCGAATGCCAAGTTCATCGCGATCTTTGATCCGCTCGACGGCTCGTCCAACATTGACGTCAATGTCAACGTAGGAACGATTGTCTCCATCCAGCCGGTGAAGCCTGGCCTCAGTGTCAAAGAATCCATCGTGCAGCCCGGCACAGAACAGATTGCGGCGCTTTATGTGAACTATGGCCCATCGACGATCCTGGTTTATACCGCAGGCGATGGCGTCCACGCGTTCACGCTCTCAGAAGGCGAGTTCCTGCTGAGCGCAGAAGACTTGAAGATGCCGGAGCAGGGACCGTACTACTCCATGAACGAAGGCAACATTGCCGAATCACAAATGGTGTACGGCAAGGCCATTTCGCGTTTTCGCGATGGCACCCTGGTGGGTGGCAAGAAGTACAGCTCGCGCTATGTGGGATCGTTCATTGCGGACTTCCATCGCACACTACTGAAGGGCGGCGTATTTCTCTATCCGCCGACCAAGAAAGCTCCCAACGGCAAACTCCGCCTGTTGTATGAAGCAAATCCCTTGAGCTTCATCGCGGAACAAGCCGGAGGCGCCGCCAGCAACGGACGCTATCGCATTCTGGAAATTGTGCCCACCGAGCCGCACGTGCGTACGCCTTTGATCATCGGCAGTCAGTCGGAAGTGGCTGCGATCGGCGGACTGATTTCCATCTCACCAAGGGAGTAGTGTGACGGAAGTTCAGTCAGCCAACCGCATTTACTACGACGAGCCTGCAACGCTGGAGTTTACAGCCGAAGTCACCGCCATACGTGAACTGGCAAGAGTGGACGGCCAGCAGGTATGGCAGATCGCGCTGGATCGCACCGCTTTCTACCCGACAAGCGGCGGACAGCCATACGACACGGGCGTGCTGGTAGCAACCGCGCGCTCGGGGGCTTCGCTGGAAGTGCCGATTACGAACGTCGAAGAAGATGAAGCTGGTGAGGTGTGGCACACCACCTGCAAACCGTTGCAGGAAGGTACGGTGGTTTCTGGGCGCATTGACGCGACGCGCCGTCGCGATCATATGCAACAACACAGCGGCCAGCATCTGCTCTCAGCAATTCTGGACCGTGACTTCGCTGCACGCACAGTTTCCTTCCACTTGGGAGACGACGTTTCCACCATTGATTTGGAAGGCCCGGCGCCGACCGACGCGCAGTTGAAAGCCGTAGCAGACGAAGCGAATCGCATCATTGCCGCAGCACTTCCATTCGGTGTCCGCGATGTCACCAGCGAAGAAGCCGCCACCATGAAGGAACAGGGATTGCTGCGCAAGCTGCCTCCTCGCTCCGGTAACATCCGCATCGTTGAGATTCCAGGCATCGATACGAACGCCTGCGGCGGCACACATGTAGCAACTACCGCCGAGATTGGTCCGCTGCTATTGCGCAGAACCGAAAAAGTTCGTGGCAATCTGCGGCTCTCGTTTATCTGCGGGAATCGTGCTCTTGCCGTTGCGAACGCTGATTTCCATCGATTGCAAGAAGCGGCATCACTGCTCACAACGGCGACGCCTGAAATCATCACTAGTATTGAGCGTCTCCGCGCAGAAAACCGCTCTCTGCAAAAGGAACGTGTCAATCTTCTGGAAGAATTGGCATCGCTCGAAGCAGCTAAGCTGGCCTCCGTGGCGCACGGGAGCGTCATCTATTCCCTGCCCTCGGATCGCGACGCTGCCTATGCAAAATTGCTGGCGTCCAAAGTGGTCCGCGAAACAACTGCGCCCGTTGCTTACATCGTCGCTTACGAGGAAGCGCGAGCCAATGCCGTTTTGGCCGCTAAGTCCGGGGTACTCGACTGCGGAACCACTCTGCGAACCGCCCTCAACACGCTTGGGGCTCGGGGCGGTGGAAGTGCGGAAATGGCGCAGGGAGCGGTCCCGCTGGAACAGGCGGAATCGTTATTGAACGCGTTGCGTCCCTTACTTCCCTAAAGCACATCCCTACGTTCAGTGCGCCCAGGAAGCATCTCCGTGACGCTTTGAGCGCGGAGACGCTTCCTGTTACACTCTGGATGTTGCTCGCGTCGCAGGATGCGACGCTGGAGCGGCAAGTAGGCCAAACGCCTGCCCCTCAAAGGGCCTGTAGCTCAGCTGGGAGAGCGCCTCGTTCGCAACGAGGAGGTCAGCGGTTCGATCCCGCTCAGGTCCACCAAATAAATCAAGCATTTAACTTGAAAACGTGGGGCCAATAAGCTGGGCTTTTCAACGCGTGGGGCCATTAAGGGTCCACTAGGCTGCTTGTTCACTTCCCAACAAGAGAGAAGCGATCTTCCTGCCTGCGTCCCTTTTCTCATTGCCTACGGTTTGCGCGTACGTGCCTAGCGTCATATCCGGTGTGGAATGTCGCATCAGCTCCATGCTCACTCTCAGACTCACACCACTCGATAGCAGCAAACTCGCGTAGCTGCGACGAAGGGTATGCCATCCGAGCTTGGGCTTAGTGATACCGGCACGTTCAATCGCTGGAGCAATGTTCCTACGCCAGAGAGTACCCGGCCAGAACGGATGCTTGCCGAAAGCCACATCAGATGCGAACACCCAATCACCGGGTTTGGTATAGGTGGCCTTCGTCTTCCAAGCTGTGAAAGCTTCCAACGCTTGAGCAGGAATTGGCAATGGGCGACGTGAGGACTCAGTTTTCGGTAGACCTTCGACACCATCGACGTATGACCGTCGAACATGCAAAATCGCACGTTCGAAATCCACGTCTGCCCACTTGAGGCCGAAGATTTCTCCCCGCCTCATACCCATAACAGCAG
Coding sequences:
- the fbp gene encoding class 1 fructose-bisphosphatase; protein product: MAMTLSQHVRQRHTPELAALITAIADGATTIERRIRTAGLDDILGAAGSENVQGEAQQKLDVLADNTLIEVMKALPSVAAVVSEEDDEPLIFEGRPNAKFIAIFDPLDGSSNIDVNVNVGTIVSIQPVKPGLSVKESIVQPGTEQIAALYVNYGPSTILVYTAGDGVHAFTLSEGEFLLSAEDLKMPEQGPYYSMNEGNIAESQMVYGKAISRFRDGTLVGGKKYSSRYVGSFIADFHRTLLKGGVFLYPPTKKAPNGKLRLLYEANPLSFIAEQAGGAASNGRYRILEIVPTEPHVRTPLIIGSQSEVAAIGGLISISPRE
- a CDS encoding alanyl-tRNA editing protein, with the protein product MTEVQSANRIYYDEPATLEFTAEVTAIRELARVDGQQVWQIALDRTAFYPTSGGQPYDTGVLVATARSGASLEVPITNVEEDEAGEVWHTTCKPLQEGTVVSGRIDATRRRDHMQQHSGQHLLSAILDRDFAARTVSFHLGDDVSTIDLEGPAPTDAQLKAVADEANRIIAAALPFGVRDVTSEEAATMKEQGLLRKLPPRSGNIRIVEIPGIDTNACGGTHVATTAEIGPLLLRRTEKVRGNLRLSFICGNRALAVANADFHRLQEAASLLTTATPEIITSIERLRAENRSLQKERVNLLEELASLEAAKLASVAHGSVIYSLPSDRDAAYAKLLASKVVRETTAPVAYIVAYEEARANAVLAAKSGVLDCGTTLRTALNTLGARGGGSAEMAQGAVPLEQAESLLNALRPLLP